One Procambarus clarkii isolate CNS0578487 chromosome 15, FALCON_Pclarkii_2.0, whole genome shotgun sequence DNA segment encodes these proteins:
- the LOC138364960 gene encoding uncharacterized protein: protein MSSPFLLQATLDTHLTKSNSPNKIEISNNLYVDNFQGTASSDSKLLNIHHEANRELMGANMPLQLWVSSNAISNQRIEIDFPYYQVPEKTKVLGVEWDTTADQLTIKSVEPNTTNLTMRKLLSRVSKPFNPLGLLSPILINGKLIMQECWQQKMGWDDLITPTLQEKWQGLEKDLSILESVNYPGVCHSK from the coding sequence ATGTCTTCcccgtttctgcttcaagctaccttagaCACTCACTTGACgaagtccaatagcccaaatAAAATAGAAATTAGCAATAACTTGTATGTGGACAATTTCCAAGGAACAGCCAGCAGTGACAGTAAACTGCTGAACATACACCacgaggccaatcgagaattaatgggagcaaatatgcctctccagttgtGGGTCTCCAGCAATGCCATATCAAATCAACGGATCGAAATTGATTTTCCCTATTACCAGGTACCCGAGAAGACAAAAGTACTAGGCGTCGAATGGGATACGACAGcagatcagttgacaatcaagtcggTGGAACCAAATACCACCAacctaacaatgagaaaattactctcacgAGTCAGCAAACCCTTCAACCCATTAGGACTATTAAGTCCAATCTTAATTAATGGAAAGTTGATaatgcaggaatgttggcaacaaaagatggGCTGGGATGATCTTATAACACCTAccttacaagaaaaatggcaaggactagagaaagatttaagtatcctagagtctgtcaactATCCTGGAGTCTGTCACAGTAAGTGA